A single region of the Calonectris borealis chromosome 21, bCalBor7.hap1.2, whole genome shotgun sequence genome encodes:
- the RPL7A gene encoding large ribosomal subunit protein eL8, whose amino-acid sequence MPKGKKAKGKKVAPAPAVVKKQEAKKVVNPLFEKRPKNFGIGQDIQPKRDLTRFVKWPRYIRLQRQRSILYKRLKVPPAINQFTQALDRQTATQLLKLAHKYRPENKQEKKQRLLARAEQKAAGKGDAPTKRPPVLRAGINSVTTLVENKKAQLVVIAHDVDPIELVVFLPALCRKMGVPYCIIKGKARLGRLVHRKTCTSVAFTQVNPEDKGALAKLVEAVKTNYNDRYDEIRRHWGGNVLGPKSVARIAKLEKAKAKELATKLG is encoded by the exons ATG CCGAAAGGaaagaaggccaagggcaagAAGGTGGCCCCGGCCCCTGCTGTAGTCAAGAAGCAGGAGGCCAAGAAGGTCGTCAATCCCCTCTTTGAGAAGAGGCCCAAGAACTTCGGCATTG GACAGGATATCCAGCCGAAGCGTGATCTCACACGTTTTGTGAAATGGCCGCGCTACATCAGACTGCAGCGCCAGAGGTCCATTCTTTACAAACGCTTGAAGGTGCCTCCTGCCATTAACCAGTTCACTCAGGCTTTGGACCGTCAGACAG CTACACAGCTTCTGAAGCTGGCGCACAAATATAGGCCAGAAAATAAGCAAGAGAAGAAGCAGAGGCTACTGGCTCGTGCTGAgcagaaagctgcaggaaaggGAGATGCGCCGACTAAGCGGCCACCGGTCCTCCGAGCAG GTATTAACAGTGTCACAACTCTGGTAGAGAACAAGAAAGCTCAGCTTGTAGTTATTGCCCACGATGTAGACCCCATTGAG CTGGTGGTCTTCTTGCCAGCTCTGTGCCGCAAAATGGGAGTGCCATACTGCATCATCAAGGGCAAAGCCAGACTGGGGCGACTGGTCCACAGGAAAACTTGCACCTCTGTTGCTTTCACCCAAGTTAACCC GGAGGATAAGGGAGCCCTTGCAAAGCTGGTGGAGGCTGTCAAGACCAACTACAATGACAGATATGACGAG ATCCGTCGTCACTGGGGTGGTAACGTCCTGGGTCCAAAATCAGTGGCTCGCATTGCTAAGCTTGAAAAAGCAAAGGCTAAAGAACTGGCTACTAAGCTGGGCTAA